One window of Flavobacteriales bacterium genomic DNA carries:
- a CDS encoding T9SS type A sorting domain-containing protein yields the protein MAQGQTLDWFTPLDMDVPNNAVFTSLSLAVDDQGQAAVFGPAGDITFWSSQILGDLSWQVFDADGQPLVSVVFPAVAGAADMVADDGSFYVIGPYLDSLRFPGHALLSTVGQVESIGHFVCRMELDGTVTWVKDAAELGLSSVQALAVGADGVLYIAAWDFQNSVVAQVDADGNPLGTWPLDGVGLLSDIAVNASGSVAIAGSCLDQSADLNGMTISNPFPDYTLLLATFTAEGTLENHLIVHDITCPRPSVELDNAGNAYFSADASIPAEVGSFTVTDPAWVYGEFLVQMDTAGTVTWLNEPVPGNTLGDASRAYGRELVLHPDGGVWQGGFSRGNLSWGNEVYTNAAIPGQELYFRRVDAAGRTQQMVTGDESNHAQAVQSIATFGNDAVYMLGFAYDTLHLGGIEFPAQGYHLFLTRWQDVGTGVVDASATGQLSVYPNPAKDHITLDLSAFSGAVDIVLLDALGRTVRSQQDATTGLRGVDVSAVPQGAYMIRVQAGNQMLNCRFVKE from the coding sequence TTGGCGCAAGGCCAGACGTTGGACTGGTTCACCCCACTGGACATGGACGTTCCGAACAATGCGGTCTTCACGAGCCTTTCGTTGGCGGTTGACGACCAAGGACAAGCGGCGGTGTTCGGCCCGGCGGGCGACATCACCTTTTGGAGCAGTCAGATATTGGGAGATCTGTCCTGGCAGGTTTTTGATGCGGATGGCCAGCCGCTTGTGAGCGTGGTCTTCCCCGCGGTCGCCGGGGCTGCGGACATGGTCGCAGATGACGGGTCCTTCTATGTCATCGGTCCATACTTGGACAGTTTGCGCTTCCCCGGTCATGCCCTGCTCAGCACGGTGGGACAGGTTGAGTCCATCGGGCATTTCGTATGCCGCATGGAACTGGACGGCACGGTGACCTGGGTGAAGGACGCGGCCGAGTTGGGGCTGAGCAGTGTGCAGGCCTTGGCGGTGGGTGCCGACGGCGTCTTGTACATCGCCGCATGGGATTTCCAGAACTCGGTGGTGGCCCAAGTGGATGCGGACGGGAATCCACTGGGAACTTGGCCATTGGACGGTGTCGGCCTGCTCTCTGATATTGCTGTGAACGCATCCGGATCGGTGGCCATCGCGGGTTCCTGTCTGGACCAGAGCGCGGACCTCAACGGCATGACGATCAGCAATCCCTTTCCGGACTACACCCTTCTTCTGGCCACCTTCACGGCCGAGGGCACGTTGGAAAACCACCTGATCGTGCATGACATCACCTGCCCGAGGCCCAGCGTGGAACTGGACAATGCCGGCAACGCCTACTTCAGCGCGGATGCCAGCATTCCTGCGGAAGTTGGATCTTTCACCGTCACGGATCCCGCTTGGGTCTATGGCGAGTTCCTGGTGCAAATGGACACCGCCGGAACGGTCACCTGGCTGAATGAGCCGGTCCCCGGCAATACCTTGGGGGATGCGTCACGTGCCTACGGGCGGGAGCTGGTGCTGCACCCGGACGGTGGCGTATGGCAAGGTGGCTTTTCACGCGGAAACCTCAGCTGGGGCAATGAGGTGTACACCAATGCCGCCATCCCGGGGCAGGAATTGTATTTCCGTCGTGTGGACGCGGCCGGACGAACTCAGCAAATGGTGACCGGTGATGAGAGTAACCACGCACAGGCCGTGCAGAGCATAGCCACGTTCGGGAACGATGCGGTCTATATGCTGGGCTTCGCGTACGACACCTTGCACCTAGGCGGCATCGAATTCCCGGCGCAGGGCTACCATCTCTTTCTCACGCGCTGGCAGGATGTGGGCACGGGAGTAGTGGATGCATCAGCGACCGGGCAACTCTCCGTTTATCCCAACCCGGCCAAGGATCACATCACCTTGGACCTCTCCGCATTCAGTGGCGCAGTGGACATTGTACTGCTGGACGCCTTGGGCCGGACCGTGCGTAGTCAACAGGATGCCACTACCGGGCTGCGCGGCGTGGATGTATCCGCCGTGCCTCAAGGTGCCTACATGATCCGCGTCCAGGCCGGTAACCAGATGCTGAACTGTCGCTTTGTAAAGGAGTGA